Proteins encoded by one window of Misgurnus anguillicaudatus chromosome 4, ASM2758022v2, whole genome shotgun sequence:
- the mgrn1a gene encoding probable E3 ubiquitin-protein ligase MGRN1 isoform X2, with the protein MGSIISRRIGGVEDIDIQANSAYRYPPKSGNYFTSHFFMGGEKFDTPHPEGYLFGENMDLNYLGNRPVQFPYVTPAPHEPVKTLRSLVNIRKDSLRLVRYKDDSDSMPDDTGDPKVLYGVEFCFDTDARVAITLYCQAFEEFANGMAIYSPKSPSMVSETVHYKRGINQQFSLPSFKIDFTKWKPEELNFDLDRGVFPLVVQAIVDDDDVTGHAHVLLAAFERHVDGSFSVKPLKQKQIVDRVSYLLQEIYGIENRNNQETKSTEDENSDNSSECVVCLSDMRDTLILPCRHLCLCNTCADTLRYQANNCPICRLPFRALLQIRAVRKKTAAALSPVSFSPVLSQSSDHTEHSNADNIPPGYEPISLLEALNGVQPMSPSIPSAPLYEEIQFSGEMGDPLNLTGRQQGADTASIKGKGSKSPDGSTRSPSSPIQEEEDEERLSELSDAQPRAVLPCCLTPTEATLEGVSAKPGFPNSGSESRSLGVSVSEILQDCHSERSSLSRTESDPSADLALPASESWSTAVEEC; encoded by the exons ATGGGCTCGATAATTAGCCGGAGAATTGGTGGAGTTGAAGACATCGACATTCAAGCCAATTCGGCGTACAGATACCCTCCAAAATCAG GAAATTATTTTACAAGTCATTTCTTCATGGGAGGAGAAAAGTTTGACACGCCACATCCTGAGGGATACCTTTTTGGTGAAAACATGGATTTAAATTACCTAGGCAACAGACCTGTGCAG TTTCCCTATGTGACCCCTGCTCCACATGAACCTGTGAAGACATTGAGAAGTTTGGTGAACATTAGGAAGGATTCTTTACGACTTGTCAG GTATAAGGATGATTCTGACAGCATGCCAGATGACACAGGAGATCCTAAAGTCCTTTATGGTGTTGAATTCTGCTTTGATACTGACGCTAGAGTGGCTATTACACTGTACTGTCAGGCATTTGAGGAGTTTGCCAATGGAATGGCAATATA CAGCCCCAAGAGCCCTTCAATGGTGTCTGAAACGGTCCATTATAAGAGAGGAATAAATCAACAATTTTCTCTGCCATCCTTTAAGATTGATTTCACCAAATGGAAGCCTGAGGAGctg AACTTTGATCTGGATAGAGGTGTTTTCCCTTTGGTGGTCCAGGCAATAGTGGATGATGATG ATGTCACAGGCCATGCACATGTTCTCTTGGCAGCTTTTGAAAGG CACGTCGATGGCAGTTTCTCAGTGAAACCCTTAAAACAGAAGCAAATA GTGGATCGTGTGAGCTATCTGCTGCAGGAGATTTACGGCATTGAAAACAGGAACAATCAGGAAACAAAG TCCACAGAGGATGAGAACAGCGACAACAGCAGCGAGTGTGTGGTCTGTTTATCAGACATGCGTGACACGCTCATCCTTCCCTGCAGGCACCTGTGTCTGTGCAATACCTGTGCCGACACACTGCGTTACCAGGCCAACAACTGCCCTATCTGCAGACTCC CATTCAGGGCTCTGCTCCAGATTCGAGCTGTGAGGAAGAAAACAGCAGCCGCTCTGTCCCCGGTTTCATTCAGCCCGGTGCTGTCCCAGAGCTCTGACCATACTGAGCATTCG AATGCTGATAATATCCCACCTGGCTATGAGCCTATTTCTCTCCTGGAGGCCTTGAATGGGGTGCAGCCGATGTCTCCTTCCATCCCATCAGCACCTCTGTATGAGGAGATCCAGTTTTCGGGGGAGATGGGAGATCCGCTGAACCTGACCGGGCGGCAGCAGGGCGCAGACACTGCATCAATTAAGGGCAAAGGCAGCAAGTCACCAGATGG TTCTACACGTTCTCCATCGTCACCCATACAAGAGGAAGAGGATGAAGAGAGGTTGTCGGAGCTCTCAGATGCCCAACCTCGGGCGGTTCTGCCATGCTGCCTGACTCCCACTGAG GCAACTCTAGAGGGCGTGTCCGCCAAACCTGGCTTCCCAAATTCAG GTTCAGAGAGCAGATCGTTGGGTGTGTCAGTGAGTGAAATCCTACAAGACTGCCACAGTGAGCGCAGCAGTTTGAGTCGTACAGAAAGTGACCCTTCAGCAGATTTGGCCCTGCCTG CATCTGAGTCATGGTCCACAGCTGTAGAGGAATGTTGA
- the mgrn1a gene encoding probable E3 ubiquitin-protein ligase MGRN1 isoform X1, with protein sequence MGSIISRRIGGVEDIDIQANSAYRYPPKSGNYFTSHFFMGGEKFDTPHPEGYLFGENMDLNYLGNRPVQFPYVTPAPHEPVKTLRSLVNIRKDSLRLVRYKDDSDSMPDDTGDPKVLYGVEFCFDTDARVAITLYCQAFEEFANGMAIYSPKSPSMVSETVHYKRGINQQFSLPSFKIDFTKWKPEELNFDLDRGVFPLVVQAIVDDDDVTGHAHVLLAAFERHVDGSFSVKPLKQKQIVDRVSYLLQEIYGIENRNNQETKSTEDENSDNSSECVVCLSDMRDTLILPCRHLCLCNTCADTLRYQANNCPICRLPFRALLQIRAVRKKTAAALSPVSFSPVLSQSSDHTEHSNADNIPPGYEPISLLEALNGVQPMSPSIPSAPLYEEIQFSGEMGDPLNLTGRQQGADTASIKGKGSKSPDGSTRSPSSPIQEEEDEERLSELSDAQPRAVLPCCLTPTEATLEGVSAKPGFPNSGSESRSLGVSVSEILQDCHSERSSLSRTESDPSADLALPGSSGSTESLKSQSTNSSSQPLLCLPSTLHMEDERLTP encoded by the exons ATGGGCTCGATAATTAGCCGGAGAATTGGTGGAGTTGAAGACATCGACATTCAAGCCAATTCGGCGTACAGATACCCTCCAAAATCAG GAAATTATTTTACAAGTCATTTCTTCATGGGAGGAGAAAAGTTTGACACGCCACATCCTGAGGGATACCTTTTTGGTGAAAACATGGATTTAAATTACCTAGGCAACAGACCTGTGCAG TTTCCCTATGTGACCCCTGCTCCACATGAACCTGTGAAGACATTGAGAAGTTTGGTGAACATTAGGAAGGATTCTTTACGACTTGTCAG GTATAAGGATGATTCTGACAGCATGCCAGATGACACAGGAGATCCTAAAGTCCTTTATGGTGTTGAATTCTGCTTTGATACTGACGCTAGAGTGGCTATTACACTGTACTGTCAGGCATTTGAGGAGTTTGCCAATGGAATGGCAATATA CAGCCCCAAGAGCCCTTCAATGGTGTCTGAAACGGTCCATTATAAGAGAGGAATAAATCAACAATTTTCTCTGCCATCCTTTAAGATTGATTTCACCAAATGGAAGCCTGAGGAGctg AACTTTGATCTGGATAGAGGTGTTTTCCCTTTGGTGGTCCAGGCAATAGTGGATGATGATG ATGTCACAGGCCATGCACATGTTCTCTTGGCAGCTTTTGAAAGG CACGTCGATGGCAGTTTCTCAGTGAAACCCTTAAAACAGAAGCAAATA GTGGATCGTGTGAGCTATCTGCTGCAGGAGATTTACGGCATTGAAAACAGGAACAATCAGGAAACAAAG TCCACAGAGGATGAGAACAGCGACAACAGCAGCGAGTGTGTGGTCTGTTTATCAGACATGCGTGACACGCTCATCCTTCCCTGCAGGCACCTGTGTCTGTGCAATACCTGTGCCGACACACTGCGTTACCAGGCCAACAACTGCCCTATCTGCAGACTCC CATTCAGGGCTCTGCTCCAGATTCGAGCTGTGAGGAAGAAAACAGCAGCCGCTCTGTCCCCGGTTTCATTCAGCCCGGTGCTGTCCCAGAGCTCTGACCATACTGAGCATTCG AATGCTGATAATATCCCACCTGGCTATGAGCCTATTTCTCTCCTGGAGGCCTTGAATGGGGTGCAGCCGATGTCTCCTTCCATCCCATCAGCACCTCTGTATGAGGAGATCCAGTTTTCGGGGGAGATGGGAGATCCGCTGAACCTGACCGGGCGGCAGCAGGGCGCAGACACTGCATCAATTAAGGGCAAAGGCAGCAAGTCACCAGATGG TTCTACACGTTCTCCATCGTCACCCATACAAGAGGAAGAGGATGAAGAGAGGTTGTCGGAGCTCTCAGATGCCCAACCTCGGGCGGTTCTGCCATGCTGCCTGACTCCCACTGAG GCAACTCTAGAGGGCGTGTCCGCCAAACCTGGCTTCCCAAATTCAG GTTCAGAGAGCAGATCGTTGGGTGTGTCAGTGAGTGAAATCCTACAAGACTGCCACAGTGAGCGCAGCAGTTTGAGTCGTACAGAAAGTGACCCTTCAGCAGATTTGGCCCTGCCTG GGTCATCAGGGTCCACTGAAAGCCTGAAGAGTCAGAGCACCAACAGCTCCAGTCAGCCCTTGCTCTGCCTCCCCAGCACACTACACATGGAAGATGAGCGTCTCACTCCATAA